The Accipiter gentilis chromosome 7, bAccGen1.1, whole genome shotgun sequence genome includes a region encoding these proteins:
- the CEP89 gene encoding centrosomal protein of 89 kDa isoform X2 has translation MAFSFRRGRKGPFKHIAHGLVPAATIAPKPAVPRTPPPRSPNPSPERPRSALAAAILATTLTGRTVAIPQPRQRSLSESDSTYVEQECFEPYATVTELRMGPNWKLDGSDRSPVQSLEISSNYREDEDMDTYLSDADKEAESSCQSNEKRGESFSTNAIYAVPCKNKKEEFSPSPSTNADKKEVPSQETEFQVLVDESNVQTEEDQHLGLNLKEEKSLAENLIREKPPPSPDMSIRARQAWENMTKEKFRELKQENWSLNKAYQAMVQQFEGTKQQMEEQQLKLKRLEQENRRLKEAAEKAHREEEATELLFLRQQAQELVDENDALKMTVHRLNVELSRYQTKFRPLSQEEHLKLKSLPMKGPPPPWLLDMKYLSPLLLAYEDRIREKEDLNLEHEEDMKNFKLRVEELVKENEDLHEQLNKNNFITPAEWQQLQTQAKLVLEENGLLMEQLEIQQAKAKDSHRQHVQEASKLTKQIIILEDKKQSQEEEIAEYQKQLEALRSTCEELKAKLDSRIAAEEHFALVNDLKSHLQQEQEKKRCEVEDLMEKIASLQAQNKKLLLEKNNFMADNKILETEMEMTQKTNRRLKKKIGLLKLQLEEAVEKEVAAHHYLTNLIGLVEKIARERDHLIFLAKCLENENHGVLNKIVEGSLRLGRLEEKVKLYKKKAAGKLGDISLKMTEQEKEFAGKTAQYQQEMKHLQRLLQDRQETLDEVLQQKRKVEGELEIIWESTSKENRRMRELLHKSLGKNNMWNTVTVHEPHLDESSQKDLVYGHDFSYCDVKPSSPTKNEIQE, from the exons ATGGCGTTTAGCTTCAGGAGAGGCCGTAAGGGCCCCTTC aaacATATAGCTCATGGCCTGGTCCCTGCTGCTACCATAGCTCCTAAACCTGCAGTTCCCCGCACCCCTCCCCCTCGTAGTCCAAACCCTTCTCCAGAAAGGCCCAG atCTGCTCTAGCAGCAGCTATCCTTGCAACAACACTAACGGGGCGCACTGTTGCTATTCCTCAGCCTCGGCAGCGATCGCTTTCTGAAAGTGATTCCACCTATGTGGAACAGGAATGTTTTGAACCATATGCGACAGTCACAGAGCTCAGAATGGG GCCCAACTGGAAACTTGATGGTAGTGACAGATCTCCTGTGCAGTCCCTGGAAATATCAAGCAATTATCGTGAAGATGAGGACATGGATACCTATCTTTCAGATGCTGACAAAGAGGCAGAGTCCAGCTGTCAGAGTAatgagaagaggggagaaagctTTAGCACCAATGCTATTTATGCTGTtccctgcaaaaataaaaag GAAGAGTTTTCACCATCTCCTAGTACTAATGCTGACAAGAAAGAGGTGCCTTCTCAGGAAACTGAGTTTCAGGTGCTGGTGGATGAGTCAAATGTGCAAACAGAAG AAGACCAACATCTTGGCTTGAATTTAAAG GAAGAAAAATCATTAGCAGAAAATCTGATACGTGAAAAGCCTCCGCCATCCCCAG ATATGTCTATTCGGGCAAGGCAAGCATGGGAAAATATGACTAAAGAAAAGTTCAGAGAACTAAAACAAGAAAACTGGTCTCTGAACAAGGCATACCAGGCTATGGTCCAACAATTTGAGGGAACAAAACAGCAAATGGAAGAACAGCAATTAAAGCTGAAGAGACtagaacaagaaaacagaagacttAAAGAAGCTGCAGAGAAGGCACATAGAGAAG AGGAGGCTACAGAATTACTTTTTCTCAGACAACAAGCACAAGAACTGGTAGATGAAAATGATGCTTTGAAAATGACGGTCCATCGTTTAAATGTAGAATTAAGTCGCTATCAAACTAAATTCAGGCCATTGTCCCAAGAAGAG CATCTAAAACTGAAAAGTTTACCTATGAAAGGACCACCACCACCATGGCTG ttggataTGAAGTATTTGTCACCTCTTCTGTTGGCATATGAAGATAGaataagagaaaaggaagatttaaatCTTGAACATGAG GAGGATATGAAGAATTTTAAACTACGAGTTGAAGAGTTGGTGAAGGAGAATGAAGACCTCCATgagcaattaaataaaaataactttattacCCCTGCAGAATG gcagcagctgcaaacTCAGGCCAAGCTGGTCTTGGAAGAAAACGGATTGTTGATGGAGCAACTTGAAATTCAACAAGCTAAAGCAAAAGATAGTCACAGACAGCATGTTCAAGAAG ctTCAAAATTGACCAAACAGATAATAATCTTAGAAGATAAGAAACAGAGTCAAGAAGAAGAGATAGCAGAGTACCAGAAACAGTTGGAAGCTTTGCGTTCTACTTGTGAAGAGCTGAAAGCCAAACTGGATAGCAGAATAGCAGCAGAGGAGCACTTTGCTTTGGTGAATGATTTAAAAAG CCATTTACAACAGGAGCAGGAGAAAAAGCGCTGTGAGGTGGAAGATCTAATGGAAAAGATAGCATCACTGCAAGCTCAAAACAAGAAACtgcttttagagaaaaataacttcatgGCTGATAACAAGATCCTGGAAACTGAGATGGAAATGACACAAAAGACAAACAG GCGATTGAAGAAGAAAATAGGTCTTTTGAAACTGCAGTTGGAGGAAGCAGTAGAAAAAGAAGTTGCAGCCCATCACTATCTAACAAACCTTATTGGTTTGGTGGAGAAGATAGCTCGGGAACGTGATCATCTTATTTTTTTG GCCAAATGTTTGGAAAATGAGAATCATGGTGTTCTCAACAAAATAGTAGAAGGCAGTCTACGCTTAGGAAGATTGGAAGAAAAAGTTAAG CTAtataaaaagaaagcagctgggaAGCTTGGAGATATCAGTCTCAAGATGACTGAGCAGGAGAAAGAATTTGCTGGGAAGACTGCTCAGTACCAGCAAGAAATGAAGCACCTCCAGCGCCTGCTGCAAGACAGACAGGAAACCCTTGATGAAGTGCTCCAGCAGAAAAG
- the CEP89 gene encoding centrosomal protein of 89 kDa isoform X8 — translation MAFSFRRGRKGPFKHIAHGLVPAATIAPKPAVPRTPPPRSPNPSPERPRSALAAAILATTLTGRTVAIPQPRQRSLSESDSTYVEQECFEPYATVTELRMGPNWKLDGSDRSPVQSLEISSNYREDEDMDTYLSDADKEAESSCQSNEKRGESFSTNAIYAVPCKNKKEEFSPSPSTNADKKEVPSQETEFQVLVDESNVQTEAEDQHLGLNLKEEKSLAENLIREKPPPSPDMSIRARQAWENMTKEKFRELKQENWSLNKAYQAMVQQFEGTKQQMEEQQLKLKRLEQENRRLKEAAEKAHREEEATELLFLRQQAQELVDENDALKMTVHRLNVELSRYQTKFRPLSQEEHLKLKSLPMKGPPPPWLLDMKYLSPLLLAYEDRIREKEDLNLEHEEDMKNFKLRVEELVKENEDLHEQLNKNNFITPAEWQQLQTQAKLVLEENGLLMEQLEIQQAKAKDSHRQHVQEASKLTKQIIILEDKKQSQEEEIAEYQKQLEALRSTCEELKAKLDSRIAAEEHFALVNDLKSHLQQEQEKKRCEVEDLMEKIASLQAQNKKLLLEKNNFMADNKILETEMEMTQKTNRRLKKKIGLLKLQLEEAVEKEVAAHHYLTNLIGLVEKIARERDHLIFLAKCLENENHGVLNKIVEGSLRLGRLEEKVKVHSSFLL, via the exons ATGGCGTTTAGCTTCAGGAGAGGCCGTAAGGGCCCCTTC aaacATATAGCTCATGGCCTGGTCCCTGCTGCTACCATAGCTCCTAAACCTGCAGTTCCCCGCACCCCTCCCCCTCGTAGTCCAAACCCTTCTCCAGAAAGGCCCAG atCTGCTCTAGCAGCAGCTATCCTTGCAACAACACTAACGGGGCGCACTGTTGCTATTCCTCAGCCTCGGCAGCGATCGCTTTCTGAAAGTGATTCCACCTATGTGGAACAGGAATGTTTTGAACCATATGCGACAGTCACAGAGCTCAGAATGGG GCCCAACTGGAAACTTGATGGTAGTGACAGATCTCCTGTGCAGTCCCTGGAAATATCAAGCAATTATCGTGAAGATGAGGACATGGATACCTATCTTTCAGATGCTGACAAAGAGGCAGAGTCCAGCTGTCAGAGTAatgagaagaggggagaaagctTTAGCACCAATGCTATTTATGCTGTtccctgcaaaaataaaaag GAAGAGTTTTCACCATCTCCTAGTACTAATGCTGACAAGAAAGAGGTGCCTTCTCAGGAAACTGAGTTTCAGGTGCTGGTGGATGAGTCAAATGTGCAAACAGAAG CAGAAGACCAACATCTTGGCTTGAATTTAAAG GAAGAAAAATCATTAGCAGAAAATCTGATACGTGAAAAGCCTCCGCCATCCCCAG ATATGTCTATTCGGGCAAGGCAAGCATGGGAAAATATGACTAAAGAAAAGTTCAGAGAACTAAAACAAGAAAACTGGTCTCTGAACAAGGCATACCAGGCTATGGTCCAACAATTTGAGGGAACAAAACAGCAAATGGAAGAACAGCAATTAAAGCTGAAGAGACtagaacaagaaaacagaagacttAAAGAAGCTGCAGAGAAGGCACATAGAGAAG AGGAGGCTACAGAATTACTTTTTCTCAGACAACAAGCACAAGAACTGGTAGATGAAAATGATGCTTTGAAAATGACGGTCCATCGTTTAAATGTAGAATTAAGTCGCTATCAAACTAAATTCAGGCCATTGTCCCAAGAAGAG CATCTAAAACTGAAAAGTTTACCTATGAAAGGACCACCACCACCATGGCTG ttggataTGAAGTATTTGTCACCTCTTCTGTTGGCATATGAAGATAGaataagagaaaaggaagatttaaatCTTGAACATGAG GAGGATATGAAGAATTTTAAACTACGAGTTGAAGAGTTGGTGAAGGAGAATGAAGACCTCCATgagcaattaaataaaaataactttattacCCCTGCAGAATG gcagcagctgcaaacTCAGGCCAAGCTGGTCTTGGAAGAAAACGGATTGTTGATGGAGCAACTTGAAATTCAACAAGCTAAAGCAAAAGATAGTCACAGACAGCATGTTCAAGAAG ctTCAAAATTGACCAAACAGATAATAATCTTAGAAGATAAGAAACAGAGTCAAGAAGAAGAGATAGCAGAGTACCAGAAACAGTTGGAAGCTTTGCGTTCTACTTGTGAAGAGCTGAAAGCCAAACTGGATAGCAGAATAGCAGCAGAGGAGCACTTTGCTTTGGTGAATGATTTAAAAAG CCATTTACAACAGGAGCAGGAGAAAAAGCGCTGTGAGGTGGAAGATCTAATGGAAAAGATAGCATCACTGCAAGCTCAAAACAAGAAACtgcttttagagaaaaataacttcatgGCTGATAACAAGATCCTGGAAACTGAGATGGAAATGACACAAAAGACAAACAG GCGATTGAAGAAGAAAATAGGTCTTTTGAAACTGCAGTTGGAGGAAGCAGTAGAAAAAGAAGTTGCAGCCCATCACTATCTAACAAACCTTATTGGTTTGGTGGAGAAGATAGCTCGGGAACGTGATCATCTTATTTTTTTG GCCAAATGTTTGGAAAATGAGAATCATGGTGTTCTCAACAAAATAGTAGAAGGCAGTCTACGCTTAGGAAGATTGGAAGAAAAAGTTAAG gtACACTCAAGCTTTCTCCTCTGA
- the CEP89 gene encoding centrosomal protein of 89 kDa isoform X3, translating to MAFSFRRGRKGPFKHIAHGLVPAATIAPKPAVPRTPPPRSPNPSPERPSLGSDRFLKVIPPMWNRNVLNHMRQSQSSEWGPTGNLMVVTDLLCSPWKYQAIIVKMRTWIPIFQMLTKRQSPAVRVMRRGEKALAPMLFMLFPAKIKRKSFHHLLVLMLTRKRCLLRKLSFRCWWMSQMCKQKICFSLAEDQHLGLNLKEEKSLAENLIREKPPPSPDMSIRARQAWENMTKEKFRELKQENWSLNKAYQAMVQQFEGTKQQMEEQQLKLKRLEQENRRLKEAAEKAHREEEATELLFLRQQAQELVDENDALKMTVHRLNVELSRYQTKFRPLSQEEHLKLKSLPMKGPPPPWLLDMKYLSPLLLAYEDRIREKEDLNLEHEEDMKNFKLRVEELVKENEDLHEQLNKNNFITPAEWQQLQTQAKLVLEENGLLMEQLEIQQAKAKDSHRQHVQEASKLTKQIIILEDKKQSQEEEIAEYQKQLEALRSTCEELKAKLDSRIAAEEHFALVNDLKSHLQQEQEKKRCEVEDLMEKIASLQAQNKKLLLEKNNFMADNKILETEMEMTQKTNRRLKKKIGLLKLQLEEAVEKEVAAHHYLTNLIGLVEKIARERDHLIFLAKCLENENHGVLNKIVEGSLRLGRLEEKVKLYKKKAAGKLGDISLKMTEQEKEFAGKTAQYQQEMKHLQRLLQDRQETLDEVLQQKRKVEGELEIIWESTSKENRRMRELLHKSLGKNNMWNTVTVHEPHLDESSQKDLVYGHDFSYCDVKPSSPTKNEIQE from the exons ATGGCGTTTAGCTTCAGGAGAGGCCGTAAGGGCCCCTTC aaacATATAGCTCATGGCCTGGTCCCTGCTGCTACCATAGCTCCTAAACCTGCAGTTCCCCGCACCCCTCCCCCTCGTAGTCCAAACCCTTCTCCAGAAAGGCCCAG CCTCGGCAGCGATCGCTTTCTGAAAGTGATTCCACCTATGTGGAACAGGAATGTTTTGAACCATATGCGACAGTCACAGAGCTCAGAATGGG GCCCAACTGGAAACTTGATGGTAGTGACAGATCTCCTGTGCAGTCCCTGGAAATATCAAGCAATTATCGTGAAGATGAGGACATGGATACCTATCTTTCAGATGCTGACAAAGAGGCAGAGTCCAGCTGTCAGAGTAatgagaagaggggagaaagctTTAGCACCAATGCTATTTATGCTGTtccctgcaaaaataaaaag GAAGAGTTTTCACCATCTCCTAGTACTAATGCTGACAAGAAAGAGGTGCCTTCTCAGGAAACTGAGTTTCAGGTGCTGGTGGATGAGTCAAATGTGCAAACAGAAG ATCTGTTTTTCTTTAGCAGAAGACCAACATCTTGGCTTGAATTTAAAG GAAGAAAAATCATTAGCAGAAAATCTGATACGTGAAAAGCCTCCGCCATCCCCAG ATATGTCTATTCGGGCAAGGCAAGCATGGGAAAATATGACTAAAGAAAAGTTCAGAGAACTAAAACAAGAAAACTGGTCTCTGAACAAGGCATACCAGGCTATGGTCCAACAATTTGAGGGAACAAAACAGCAAATGGAAGAACAGCAATTAAAGCTGAAGAGACtagaacaagaaaacagaagacttAAAGAAGCTGCAGAGAAGGCACATAGAGAAG AGGAGGCTACAGAATTACTTTTTCTCAGACAACAAGCACAAGAACTGGTAGATGAAAATGATGCTTTGAAAATGACGGTCCATCGTTTAAATGTAGAATTAAGTCGCTATCAAACTAAATTCAGGCCATTGTCCCAAGAAGAG CATCTAAAACTGAAAAGTTTACCTATGAAAGGACCACCACCACCATGGCTG ttggataTGAAGTATTTGTCACCTCTTCTGTTGGCATATGAAGATAGaataagagaaaaggaagatttaaatCTTGAACATGAG GAGGATATGAAGAATTTTAAACTACGAGTTGAAGAGTTGGTGAAGGAGAATGAAGACCTCCATgagcaattaaataaaaataactttattacCCCTGCAGAATG gcagcagctgcaaacTCAGGCCAAGCTGGTCTTGGAAGAAAACGGATTGTTGATGGAGCAACTTGAAATTCAACAAGCTAAAGCAAAAGATAGTCACAGACAGCATGTTCAAGAAG ctTCAAAATTGACCAAACAGATAATAATCTTAGAAGATAAGAAACAGAGTCAAGAAGAAGAGATAGCAGAGTACCAGAAACAGTTGGAAGCTTTGCGTTCTACTTGTGAAGAGCTGAAAGCCAAACTGGATAGCAGAATAGCAGCAGAGGAGCACTTTGCTTTGGTGAATGATTTAAAAAG CCATTTACAACAGGAGCAGGAGAAAAAGCGCTGTGAGGTGGAAGATCTAATGGAAAAGATAGCATCACTGCAAGCTCAAAACAAGAAACtgcttttagagaaaaataacttcatgGCTGATAACAAGATCCTGGAAACTGAGATGGAAATGACACAAAAGACAAACAG GCGATTGAAGAAGAAAATAGGTCTTTTGAAACTGCAGTTGGAGGAAGCAGTAGAAAAAGAAGTTGCAGCCCATCACTATCTAACAAACCTTATTGGTTTGGTGGAGAAGATAGCTCGGGAACGTGATCATCTTATTTTTTTG GCCAAATGTTTGGAAAATGAGAATCATGGTGTTCTCAACAAAATAGTAGAAGGCAGTCTACGCTTAGGAAGATTGGAAGAAAAAGTTAAG CTAtataaaaagaaagcagctgggaAGCTTGGAGATATCAGTCTCAAGATGACTGAGCAGGAGAAAGAATTTGCTGGGAAGACTGCTCAGTACCAGCAAGAAATGAAGCACCTCCAGCGCCTGCTGCAAGACAGACAGGAAACCCTTGATGAAGTGCTCCAGCAGAAAAG
- the CEP89 gene encoding centrosomal protein of 89 kDa isoform X4, giving the protein MAFSFRRGRKGPFKHIAHGLVPAATIAPKPAVPRTPPPRSPNPSPERPRSALAAAILATTLTGRTVAIPQPRQRSLSESDSTYVEQECFEPYATVTELRMGPNWKLDGSDRSPVQSLEISSNYREDEDMDTYLSDADKEAESSCQSNEKRGESFSTNAIYAVPCKNKKEEFSPSPSTNADKKEVPSQETEFQVLVDESNVQTEAEDQHLGLNLKEEKSLAENLIREKPPPSPDMSIRARQAWENMTKEKFRELKQENWSLNKAYQAMVQQFEGTKQQMEEQQLKLKRLEQENRRLKEAAEKAHREEEATELLFLRQQAQELVDENDALKMTVHRLNVELSRYQTKFRPLSQEEHLKLKSLPMKGPPPPWLLDMKYLSPLLLAYEDRIREKEDLNLEHEEDMKNFKLRVEELVKENEDLHEQLNKNNFITPAEWQQLQTQAKLVLEENGLLMEQLEIQQAKAKDSHRQHVQEASKLTKQIIILEDKKQSQEEEIAEYQKQLEALRSTCEELKAKLDSRIAAEEHFALVNDLKSHLQQEQEKKRCEVEDLMEKIASLQAQNKKLLLEKNNFMADNKILETEMEMTQKTNRRLKKKIGLLKLQLEEAVEKEVAAHHYLTNLIGLVEKIARERDHLIFLAKCLENENHGVLNKIVEGSLRLGRLEEKVKLYKKKAAGKLGDISLKMTEQEKEFAGKTAQYQQEMKHLQRLLQDRQETLDEVLQQKSHTENAEMPLNSQLQDRPSEGGIYSG; this is encoded by the exons ATGGCGTTTAGCTTCAGGAGAGGCCGTAAGGGCCCCTTC aaacATATAGCTCATGGCCTGGTCCCTGCTGCTACCATAGCTCCTAAACCTGCAGTTCCCCGCACCCCTCCCCCTCGTAGTCCAAACCCTTCTCCAGAAAGGCCCAG atCTGCTCTAGCAGCAGCTATCCTTGCAACAACACTAACGGGGCGCACTGTTGCTATTCCTCAGCCTCGGCAGCGATCGCTTTCTGAAAGTGATTCCACCTATGTGGAACAGGAATGTTTTGAACCATATGCGACAGTCACAGAGCTCAGAATGGG GCCCAACTGGAAACTTGATGGTAGTGACAGATCTCCTGTGCAGTCCCTGGAAATATCAAGCAATTATCGTGAAGATGAGGACATGGATACCTATCTTTCAGATGCTGACAAAGAGGCAGAGTCCAGCTGTCAGAGTAatgagaagaggggagaaagctTTAGCACCAATGCTATTTATGCTGTtccctgcaaaaataaaaag GAAGAGTTTTCACCATCTCCTAGTACTAATGCTGACAAGAAAGAGGTGCCTTCTCAGGAAACTGAGTTTCAGGTGCTGGTGGATGAGTCAAATGTGCAAACAGAAG CAGAAGACCAACATCTTGGCTTGAATTTAAAG GAAGAAAAATCATTAGCAGAAAATCTGATACGTGAAAAGCCTCCGCCATCCCCAG ATATGTCTATTCGGGCAAGGCAAGCATGGGAAAATATGACTAAAGAAAAGTTCAGAGAACTAAAACAAGAAAACTGGTCTCTGAACAAGGCATACCAGGCTATGGTCCAACAATTTGAGGGAACAAAACAGCAAATGGAAGAACAGCAATTAAAGCTGAAGAGACtagaacaagaaaacagaagacttAAAGAAGCTGCAGAGAAGGCACATAGAGAAG AGGAGGCTACAGAATTACTTTTTCTCAGACAACAAGCACAAGAACTGGTAGATGAAAATGATGCTTTGAAAATGACGGTCCATCGTTTAAATGTAGAATTAAGTCGCTATCAAACTAAATTCAGGCCATTGTCCCAAGAAGAG CATCTAAAACTGAAAAGTTTACCTATGAAAGGACCACCACCACCATGGCTG ttggataTGAAGTATTTGTCACCTCTTCTGTTGGCATATGAAGATAGaataagagaaaaggaagatttaaatCTTGAACATGAG GAGGATATGAAGAATTTTAAACTACGAGTTGAAGAGTTGGTGAAGGAGAATGAAGACCTCCATgagcaattaaataaaaataactttattacCCCTGCAGAATG gcagcagctgcaaacTCAGGCCAAGCTGGTCTTGGAAGAAAACGGATTGTTGATGGAGCAACTTGAAATTCAACAAGCTAAAGCAAAAGATAGTCACAGACAGCATGTTCAAGAAG ctTCAAAATTGACCAAACAGATAATAATCTTAGAAGATAAGAAACAGAGTCAAGAAGAAGAGATAGCAGAGTACCAGAAACAGTTGGAAGCTTTGCGTTCTACTTGTGAAGAGCTGAAAGCCAAACTGGATAGCAGAATAGCAGCAGAGGAGCACTTTGCTTTGGTGAATGATTTAAAAAG CCATTTACAACAGGAGCAGGAGAAAAAGCGCTGTGAGGTGGAAGATCTAATGGAAAAGATAGCATCACTGCAAGCTCAAAACAAGAAACtgcttttagagaaaaataacttcatgGCTGATAACAAGATCCTGGAAACTGAGATGGAAATGACACAAAAGACAAACAG GCGATTGAAGAAGAAAATAGGTCTTTTGAAACTGCAGTTGGAGGAAGCAGTAGAAAAAGAAGTTGCAGCCCATCACTATCTAACAAACCTTATTGGTTTGGTGGAGAAGATAGCTCGGGAACGTGATCATCTTATTTTTTTG GCCAAATGTTTGGAAAATGAGAATCATGGTGTTCTCAACAAAATAGTAGAAGGCAGTCTACGCTTAGGAAGATTGGAAGAAAAAGTTAAG CTAtataaaaagaaagcagctgggaAGCTTGGAGATATCAGTCTCAAGATGACTGAGCAGGAGAAAGAATTTGCTGGGAAGACTGCTCAGTACCAGCAAGAAATGAAGCACCTCCAGCGCCTGCTGCAAGACAGACAGGAAACCCTTGATGAAGTGCTCCAGCAGAAAAG CCAtactgaaaatgctgaaatgccTCTCAATtcccagctccaagacagaccttcTGAAGGGGGAATTTATTCTGGAtga
- the CEP89 gene encoding centrosomal protein of 89 kDa isoform X1 has protein sequence MAFSFRRGRKGPFKHIAHGLVPAATIAPKPAVPRTPPPRSPNPSPERPRSALAAAILATTLTGRTVAIPQPRQRSLSESDSTYVEQECFEPYATVTELRMGPNWKLDGSDRSPVQSLEISSNYREDEDMDTYLSDADKEAESSCQSNEKRGESFSTNAIYAVPCKNKKEEFSPSPSTNADKKEVPSQETEFQVLVDESNVQTEAEDQHLGLNLKEEKSLAENLIREKPPPSPDMSIRARQAWENMTKEKFRELKQENWSLNKAYQAMVQQFEGTKQQMEEQQLKLKRLEQENRRLKEAAEKAHREEEATELLFLRQQAQELVDENDALKMTVHRLNVELSRYQTKFRPLSQEEHLKLKSLPMKGPPPPWLLDMKYLSPLLLAYEDRIREKEDLNLEHEEDMKNFKLRVEELVKENEDLHEQLNKNNFITPAEWQQLQTQAKLVLEENGLLMEQLEIQQAKAKDSHRQHVQEASKLTKQIIILEDKKQSQEEEIAEYQKQLEALRSTCEELKAKLDSRIAAEEHFALVNDLKSHLQQEQEKKRCEVEDLMEKIASLQAQNKKLLLEKNNFMADNKILETEMEMTQKTNRRLKKKIGLLKLQLEEAVEKEVAAHHYLTNLIGLVEKIARERDHLIFLAKCLENENHGVLNKIVEGSLRLGRLEEKVKLYKKKAAGKLGDISLKMTEQEKEFAGKTAQYQQEMKHLQRLLQDRQETLDEVLQQKRKVEGELEIIWESTSKENRRMRELLHKSLGKNNMWNTVTVHEPHLDESSQKDLVYGHDFSYCDVKPSSPTKNEIQE, from the exons ATGGCGTTTAGCTTCAGGAGAGGCCGTAAGGGCCCCTTC aaacATATAGCTCATGGCCTGGTCCCTGCTGCTACCATAGCTCCTAAACCTGCAGTTCCCCGCACCCCTCCCCCTCGTAGTCCAAACCCTTCTCCAGAAAGGCCCAG atCTGCTCTAGCAGCAGCTATCCTTGCAACAACACTAACGGGGCGCACTGTTGCTATTCCTCAGCCTCGGCAGCGATCGCTTTCTGAAAGTGATTCCACCTATGTGGAACAGGAATGTTTTGAACCATATGCGACAGTCACAGAGCTCAGAATGGG GCCCAACTGGAAACTTGATGGTAGTGACAGATCTCCTGTGCAGTCCCTGGAAATATCAAGCAATTATCGTGAAGATGAGGACATGGATACCTATCTTTCAGATGCTGACAAAGAGGCAGAGTCCAGCTGTCAGAGTAatgagaagaggggagaaagctTTAGCACCAATGCTATTTATGCTGTtccctgcaaaaataaaaag GAAGAGTTTTCACCATCTCCTAGTACTAATGCTGACAAGAAAGAGGTGCCTTCTCAGGAAACTGAGTTTCAGGTGCTGGTGGATGAGTCAAATGTGCAAACAGAAG CAGAAGACCAACATCTTGGCTTGAATTTAAAG GAAGAAAAATCATTAGCAGAAAATCTGATACGTGAAAAGCCTCCGCCATCCCCAG ATATGTCTATTCGGGCAAGGCAAGCATGGGAAAATATGACTAAAGAAAAGTTCAGAGAACTAAAACAAGAAAACTGGTCTCTGAACAAGGCATACCAGGCTATGGTCCAACAATTTGAGGGAACAAAACAGCAAATGGAAGAACAGCAATTAAAGCTGAAGAGACtagaacaagaaaacagaagacttAAAGAAGCTGCAGAGAAGGCACATAGAGAAG AGGAGGCTACAGAATTACTTTTTCTCAGACAACAAGCACAAGAACTGGTAGATGAAAATGATGCTTTGAAAATGACGGTCCATCGTTTAAATGTAGAATTAAGTCGCTATCAAACTAAATTCAGGCCATTGTCCCAAGAAGAG CATCTAAAACTGAAAAGTTTACCTATGAAAGGACCACCACCACCATGGCTG ttggataTGAAGTATTTGTCACCTCTTCTGTTGGCATATGAAGATAGaataagagaaaaggaagatttaaatCTTGAACATGAG GAGGATATGAAGAATTTTAAACTACGAGTTGAAGAGTTGGTGAAGGAGAATGAAGACCTCCATgagcaattaaataaaaataactttattacCCCTGCAGAATG gcagcagctgcaaacTCAGGCCAAGCTGGTCTTGGAAGAAAACGGATTGTTGATGGAGCAACTTGAAATTCAACAAGCTAAAGCAAAAGATAGTCACAGACAGCATGTTCAAGAAG ctTCAAAATTGACCAAACAGATAATAATCTTAGAAGATAAGAAACAGAGTCAAGAAGAAGAGATAGCAGAGTACCAGAAACAGTTGGAAGCTTTGCGTTCTACTTGTGAAGAGCTGAAAGCCAAACTGGATAGCAGAATAGCAGCAGAGGAGCACTTTGCTTTGGTGAATGATTTAAAAAG CCATTTACAACAGGAGCAGGAGAAAAAGCGCTGTGAGGTGGAAGATCTAATGGAAAAGATAGCATCACTGCAAGCTCAAAACAAGAAACtgcttttagagaaaaataacttcatgGCTGATAACAAGATCCTGGAAACTGAGATGGAAATGACACAAAAGACAAACAG GCGATTGAAGAAGAAAATAGGTCTTTTGAAACTGCAGTTGGAGGAAGCAGTAGAAAAAGAAGTTGCAGCCCATCACTATCTAACAAACCTTATTGGTTTGGTGGAGAAGATAGCTCGGGAACGTGATCATCTTATTTTTTTG GCCAAATGTTTGGAAAATGAGAATCATGGTGTTCTCAACAAAATAGTAGAAGGCAGTCTACGCTTAGGAAGATTGGAAGAAAAAGTTAAG CTAtataaaaagaaagcagctgggaAGCTTGGAGATATCAGTCTCAAGATGACTGAGCAGGAGAAAGAATTTGCTGGGAAGACTGCTCAGTACCAGCAAGAAATGAAGCACCTCCAGCGCCTGCTGCAAGACAGACAGGAAACCCTTGATGAAGTGCTCCAGCAGAAAAG